A genome region from Candidatus Angelobacter sp. includes the following:
- a CDS encoding ADP-ribosylglycohydrolase family protein, with protein MKTLLLLEDNDDRIAAFESILRELGEEWQMRVWRDAPTMLAESEEFFDNTHLVSLDHDLNPRPGATRDPGTGLDVAKLLASHFPFCPVIIHSTNADRAWSMHNDLRFAGWTVDRVGPIGDDWVGKLWLPKAREMLAQSPRRDVFRRPSDYSARMPRTLLSLEGLAIGDAVGEMLAYRHADAARIIERGLPSGPWFHTDDTEMALSIVEVLKLYGHIHQDALARRFAWRFEREPNRGYGSMTRMQMNEIIRGGNWRQGAASAFGGQGSMGNGGAMRVAPLGAYFADDLPRIVEEARASALVTHTHTEGVAGTIAVAVAAAMAWRLREDNSPTRATKLFEAVLDSTPGSKVRRGILVASQIPATIPVEAVAKALGNGSLVTAPDTVPFALWCAAHHLDNYVESLALTISGGGDCDTDAAIVGGIVALSVGHGGIRADWRKEKEPFPPNLR; from the coding sequence GTGAAAACTCTTCTGCTCCTCGAAGACAACGACGACCGAATCGCCGCATTTGAATCCATTCTTCGTGAACTCGGCGAAGAATGGCAAATGCGTGTCTGGCGTGACGCACCGACGATGCTAGCCGAGAGTGAGGAATTCTTCGACAACACCCATCTTGTTTCGCTCGACCACGATTTGAATCCGCGGCCCGGCGCGACCCGCGACCCAGGCACTGGTCTTGACGTGGCAAAGTTGCTCGCGAGCCACTTTCCGTTTTGCCCTGTCATCATCCACTCCACAAACGCAGACCGAGCATGGTCAATGCACAACGATTTGAGATTTGCGGGTTGGACTGTGGATCGGGTCGGACCAATCGGTGACGATTGGGTTGGCAAGCTTTGGCTTCCGAAAGCACGCGAGATGCTGGCGCAGTCGCCTCGACGCGACGTTTTTCGGCGACCATCGGATTATTCCGCGCGGATGCCGCGCACTCTGCTTTCGCTGGAAGGGCTCGCCATCGGCGACGCTGTTGGCGAGATGCTCGCATATCGTCATGCAGATGCGGCTCGAATCATCGAGCGCGGATTGCCTTCCGGGCCGTGGTTTCACACCGACGATACGGAGATGGCGCTCTCGATTGTCGAAGTGCTGAAGCTCTACGGTCACATTCATCAGGACGCACTCGCCCGCCGTTTTGCTTGGCGATTCGAGCGTGAACCCAACCGAGGTTACGGGAGCATGACGCGAATGCAGATGAACGAAATCATTCGTGGCGGCAATTGGCGTCAGGGCGCGGCTTCTGCGTTTGGTGGGCAAGGCTCGATGGGAAACGGCGGCGCAATGCGGGTCGCTCCGCTCGGTGCTTACTTCGCAGATGATTTACCTCGCATTGTAGAAGAAGCGCGAGCATCTGCGCTCGTCACTCACACTCACACCGAAGGCGTTGCTGGCACGATAGCCGTCGCTGTCGCCGCCGCGATGGCTTGGCGGTTGCGAGAAGATAATTCGCCAACGCGCGCGACCAAACTATTCGAGGCTGTTCTTGACTCCACGCCTGGGAGCAAAGTCCGTCGCGGTATTCTCGTTGCATCGCAAATACCGGCGACAATTCCGGTCGAGGCTGTCGCAAAAGCTCTCGGCAATGGTTCACTCGTGACTGCGCCAGACACTGTTCCGTTCGCGCTATGGTGTGCTGCCCATCACCTCGACAACTACGTTGAATCTCTCGCATTGACGATTTCAGGTGGTGGAGACTGCGACACAGATGCCGCGATTGTTGGCGGAATTGTCGCGCTGTCCGTGGGTCACGGCGGAATTCGTGCCGATTGGCGGAAGGAGAAAGAACCGTTTCCACCCAATCTACGCTGA
- a CDS encoding transposase yields MPQSLSAVYIHLVFSTKDRRPFLRDKPTRDALHSYLGGISKQLDCPPILVGGVEDHVHLLARFGRTITQAEWVKELKRVSNLWLKERGRDYADFEWQGGYADFSVSQSNLEPVKQYIAGQEEHHRKIGFQDELRALLRKHEIEWDEKYVWD; encoded by the coding sequence ATGCCACAATCCCTTTCCGCCGTTTACATTCATCTCGTCTTCTCCACCAAAGACCGACGGCCGTTCCTGCGCGACAAACCCACGCGTGACGCGCTCCATTCGTATCTCGGCGGCATCTCCAAACAACTCGATTGTCCACCCATCCTCGTCGGCGGCGTGGAAGACCACGTCCATCTGCTCGCGCGCTTCGGGCGCACCATCACGCAGGCTGAATGGGTGAAGGAATTGAAACGCGTCTCGAACCTCTGGCTGAAGGAACGCGGTCGCGATTACGCCGACTTCGAGTGGCAAGGCGGCTACGCGGATTTTTCCGTGAGCCAATCCAATCTCGAACCGGTGAAGCAATACATCGCCGGACAGGAAGAGCATCACCGCAAGATCGGATTCCAAGACGAGTTGCGCGCGTTGTTGCGCAAGCACGAGATTGAGTGGGATGAGAAATACGTTTGGGACTAA